The Impatiens glandulifera chromosome 8, dImpGla2.1, whole genome shotgun sequence genome includes a window with the following:
- the LOC124911101 gene encoding glutaredoxin-C9-like, with product MMNMQILNPTHNKPQVTRIINDQQMGSVLERLRHLAAGNAVVIFVISGCCMCHVVKQLLLGLGVGPTVVELDRHGEAGLEMHAVLRRLSGDGQQTVPAVFVGGKFLGGIEAVMTCHINGTLVPLLKEAGGLWL from the coding sequence ATGATGAACATGCAAATACTAAACCCTACTCATAATAAACCACAAGTAACCCGGATCATCAACGATCAGCAGATGGGTTCGGTACTCGAGAGGCTCCGACACCTGGCTGCCGGAAACGCCGTCGTGATCTTCGTCATCAGCGGCTGCTGTATGTGCCACGTCGTCAAACAGCTCTTGTTAGGTCTGGGAGTGGGTCCCACAGTGGTCGAACTAGACCGCCACGGAGAAGCCGGCCTGGAGATGCATGCAGTTCTCCGACGACTCTCAGGCGATGGACAGCAGACTGTTCCGGCGGTATTCGTCGGAGGAAAGTTTCTCGGAGGAATTGAAGCTGTTATGACTTGTCACATTAACGGAACCCTAGTTCCACTCCTTAAGGAAGCCGGTGGTTTATGGCTCTGA